One Glycine soja cultivar W05 chromosome 7, ASM419377v2, whole genome shotgun sequence genomic window, GTGAGCTTAGACACGTGAGTTGTTAAACTAGACATCTCTAGGACAATGCTAAACGAGATGGTAAAAGATAACGTTGTTTTTGCTTAACAATGCAAGTTTTGATTCCCCAATTTGAATTTGATCTCACACTAATCTTTTATTTGAGTTGACAAACATGGGATCATATCCCTATTATAACAAAGTATCAATAAGAGAAACTTGTGAACGATCAGAAACCTAATACAGAATCTTACTGGAATTTTGGACAAGTTGGATTTACTATTATGATATCATCAGATAATGGACTAACAGAAATGTTAATTTGTGAAAATTTGTTCACACTGTGAATCCTCTATGTTTCATAGGCATCTTCTCAGCCCTGCAAACGTAAACCTTCTTTTATTACTTTTCCTGTTTTCCATTCCAAATGCTTGATGATAAAAATTTTGTAATGATTTCTCGCATGAACTTGTTAAAGGATTGAACTCAAAATAGAATTGAACTCCCCTGTCAAGTGTGGTTCTTGTATAATTATCATGGTTCTCTGTGAAGATATACTTAAATGCAGCATATTTAAGTAGATTAAATCACATttcatgaacaaatgtatctgcTAAATTTTTAGAATTGATGCTATTTCATAGGTTTATCTAATGTGCAATCAATACCAATGATTTTTACGAACACAAACTAAGAGAATGATACAAGGTATACATTTAGCAGCTAGAAAATAATTGCCATTTGTCAGAATTTGATGATCTTAAAATATCTTCTGCAGGAATGGCCTACAGCATAGGAGGAACTCATGGCAGGATGGAGTGTATGGCACAAACTGTCCAATCCCACCTGGGAGGAACCTCACATATGCTATCCAGGTAAAAGACCAGATCGGTAGCTATTTCTACTTCCCTTCTCTTGGAATGCACAAAGCTGCCGGAGCATTTGGTGGCATCAGAATTTGGAGCCGCCCTCTCATTCCTGTTCCTTTTCCTCCTCCTGCCGGGGACTTTACCATACTTGCTGGAGATTGGTTCAAGCTCGACCACCGAGTAAACCCCTTGCAtttatttctctcttcactTCATCCTCTCCTCATCACTCCCTTGATACTTACCCTTTGTTGTTGTAGAGGCTGAGACGACTCCTAGAGAATGGTCATAATCTCCCCTTCCCTGATGGCCTTCTTATCAATGGACGCGGTTGGAATGGAAACACATTCACTGTTGATCAAGGTAGGTAGCCAAATAATTTGTgattatccatttttttttttaaagcctTGCTGAACTTCctttaaattttcaattcttttcatTACACCATTGTTGCAATGCATTTATCTGCAGGTAAGACTTATAGATTTAGGATATCAAATGTGGGGCTCACAACATCAATCAACTTCAGAATCCAGGGGCACAGGTTGAAACTTGTGGAGGTAGAAGGATCTCATACACTCCAAAACTCATATTCTTCCCTTGACATCCATCTCGGACAGTCTTATTCCGTGCTGGTCACTGCCGATCAACCCGTCAAGGATTACTATATAGTTGTCTCTACAAGATTTACAAGACGGATACTCACAACAACTTCCGTTCTTCATTACAGCTATTCAAAAACAGGGGTATCTGGTCCTGTTCCTCCAGGGCCTACCCTTGATATCACATCATCCGTCTATCAGGCCAGAACTATCCGGTACTCTATTGATTGCCTGTTGCTATTCTGTTGTTTAAGTCTATATTTATTGGAATCTTTATATACATAGAGCTTCCTTATACAAGTTGAGTTAGTACACAATTTGTTTCTACTCCTCGTTTTGCCATGGTCCTTGAAAGAGTGCATTTGTATGAATTGGCCCCTAAAGCTGTCAACTTATAAACAATTTCATCTCTCAGaactaatttttgtatatatgcACTTTAGAGACCAAATCCACACAAGTTTCCACTTTTTTACAGGACCAAATTATATACTCTATTACAAGCACCGTTTAGGATTGCGCCTACTGCCTATAATTCTGGATCAAATTTCAAACaatccaaaaaaacaaaagatatgTCTGTTATTAATACCTTGAGTGATAAGTTAACTTTTCCAAGTGCTGAACCGATATCCAATAGGACTCCCTGTATATTCCATCTGGAGCAATATGGTCACTCTCATTTTAAAGATCAATGTGGAAAAAATTCTAGTGTAGTCATTtgtccttttatattttattagccAATAACTTGGTATTCTGTTTTGATGCTTCAAAACCAGGTGGAACCTGACAGCTAGTGGACCAAGACCAAACCCTCAGGGATCATACCACTATGGATTGATCAAACCGAGTCGAACCATCATGCTCGCAAACTCTGCTCCTTATATCAATGGCAAGCAGAGGTACGCCGTCAACGGTGTCTCATACAATGCACCAGATACCCCATTGAAACTTGCTGACTACTTCAACATCCCGGGAGTTTTCTACGTTGGAAGCATTCCTACCTATCCTAACGGGGGCAATAATGCCTATCTCCAAACTTCTGTCATGGGGGCTAATTTCCATGAATTCGTGGAGATTGTGTTCCAAAATTGGGAGGACTCTGTGCAGTCATGGCACATCGACGGCTATTCCTTCTTTGTTGTAGGGTATGCCTTATATTATATAGTTTGCGTTGCATTTTAGCCATCTAAGGGTAACAAACATATTGATTTGATGAGATGAATAATAGGTTTGGTAGCGGGCAGTGGACAGCAGACAGTAGAGTACACTACAATCTGAGAGACACAGTTGCTAGATGCACCACTCAGGTATATCCAAGGTCATGGACTGCAATCTACATGTCTCTTGACAACGTGGGAATGTGGAATATAAGGTCCGAGAATTGGGGAAGGCAGTACTTGGGACAACAATTGTATCTGAGGGTGTATACACCTTCCAAGTCATGGAGGGATGAATATCCGGTCCCAAAGAATGCGCTTCTATGTGGCAGGGCAAGTGGTCGTCGCACAAGGCCTTTCTAATTTCATGTCACGAGAGGGTGGCATATTCATATTGTGACTGCTTCTGTTTTTTAGCATATGTGCAGGAAATTTTACTATCATAGCTCGCCCTGAGCTTCGagtaattgattttattttttaacggATGAGGTATCTCATGCATTTGTAGTAACTATGATCTTCCAAGTTCCATCATTTTCACGtattaattactaataaataaataaatcaagtcctgaagaagaaaaagtttaGCATTTTTGGTAGCATCAGCATGTCAACAAAAAGTATGGGCACCCGTGACTCTGCGCAGTGCGGTATTACTGTCTTGAACGTGCTCGTGACCCAATATGCGTTTTCTTTTTGGGTCCATCATTGTATGTTGGCATAGAGCAAAAAGGTCAGCTATGCATGTGAGGGAGGTAcatatcttttagaaaataaaatatatttacaatcattcaatataaaattaatatctgagattataattaaatataagtttTCAATTAATgcttacaaatatatttttttttgttgaaatatattatttatttcagaGGAATTAAATGCCATCAATAATGAAGATGACCATTGAAAAATAATGTGAAAagttaattatatgtataattgattaagaaaattttaatttatatttgaatgtaTAATGATTTATAAACAATCCTAatattatgagttttttttatggtataaaaaaagaatagagaCAAGGAATGGGAAACAGATACTAACATTTTTTCATCTATAAGGAttgaaaacaaatacaaaagaattttaaataattcatgCACCTAACTCAATCAACTGAGCTAGACCTCTTTAGggattcaattttttgtttctatctTTTCAATTTTCCTAAATCAATTCTAAAATCATGTTCAATTTTTTAGGGATTCTGGAGATACATGAAGTAATTGCCTTCTGTGTCTCCCAAGCAATGAGCAAGACAAGATAGTGATGAAGCCTACTAAGGCCCAACCCGATATTTTGGGCTGTAGCAATACGGCTGATTTTAATAAGAGATCCAACTTGTAAAACCCTTCTTCAACCTCCCTCACACAACTCACGCTCTAAACGCAACGCAGCATCGTTCGTGTATCCACTGCAGTTGCCTCAGTTGACGGTGTTGGTAGGGAAAACCATGGCGGACGTGGTGCAGTACCGTTTGGAGCGCATGGTGGACGAGCTCGACGACCTCGAGCAGCGCGGCCTCTTCAGCCGGCGCGAGATCGCGGAGATCGTGAAGCAGCGGCGAAAGTTCGAGTACCGGCTGAAGCGTCCGAGTCCTCTGAAGGAGGATTTCTTGGCCTACGTCGAGTACGAGACTCAGCTCGACGCTCTCCGCAGGCTCCGCAAGAAGTCCGTGGCGCGCGAATTGATGAAGCAAGGCAATAAGAAGCTCAAGAAGTCTAAGTCCGATTTCGCTGGATTGCTCAGGATTATGGACATTTACGAGCTCGCTTTGAAGCGCTATAAAGGCGACATCGACCTCTGGTTTCGCTACCTCGAGTTTTGTAGGCTCAGAAAAAATGGCAGGATGAAGAAGGTGTGCTACTCTATTCTCCATTTATTTTCATTGCATTTTCTGTCATGTATGACTGTTAGTATCTAAGTGTCAAGtgtgtatgtatatatttatgtatgtttgaacaattttgttttgaatattttGCAGGCCTTGGCGAATGTTATTAGATTTCATCCAAAGGTTCCGGGAATTTGGATTTATGCTGCGGCTTGGGAATTTGATCATAACTTGAATGTTGCGGCTGCTCGTGCTTTGATGCAGGAAGGTCTCAGAGTTTGTCCAACTTCCGAAGACCTTTGGGTCGAGTATCTTCGGATGGAACTTACTTACCTTAATAAGTTGAAGGCACGCAAGGTTGCTTTAGGTGAGGATCAGGGAACTCTCACCCGTGATCCTAGGAGTTCTGATGAAAAACATTGGAGGGATGAAAACAGTGAGCTGTTTATGCCTCTTGGTGAAAGAGGGGatggtgatggtgatgatgatagAGCAAATGTTGGAAGTGATGAGTCGGAAAAGAAGCAGGAGCTGTTTGAAGAACGTGGTATGAATATTTTTCAAACTGTCTATGGCGGAGCAGTTGAAGCTGTCCCCTCGAGTCTCAGTCTTAGGAAGCGgttttttgaaatattggaGGGTACAAACTTGTCGCATTATGAAGATATGTGCAAGGAGATATTGAATGACATGAAGAGGGATTTTTCAACACAACCGGAATTTTGGGACTGGCTCGCAAGGCATGAATGTGATCTTGAAAATGATCTGGAGATAAGTGAGGAGGGCATTATTCCTCAGGTGGAAAAGGCAGTTCAGGTATGAGTCTGTGAGAACTCCTGAAACAATAGGGTGCATGGTATTTGAGTAAATGTTTTTCCGGTGACTGAGATTTATGAATGCTTTAACCTAAAACTAGGAAAATTAGCCATATGTTGATAATGAAGGTTACTATGGTAatcctattttaattttaattgtatcCCTGCTCTAGGAATAATAGTAATTGTTAGATAGTGGTAATGtctatgattctttttttcttgcatGCCTGTTGGTGTAGTGAACCTTGGGCCTTTTTCTATTTTGTAGGTTTATGAGGAGGCTTTGGAAAATGTGCCATCAGGAACTATGTTTTGTTTGTATGCAAATTTTCTAACGGATATTGTAGCTCATAAAGAAGGAGAAACCAATATAAATGGATCATCAGGTCATGCTGCAAACTATATATCACATCTCCTGTTAATATACGAAAGGGCTGAAAGCATGGGGTGCATTACTGAAGATCTTGCTTGCAAGCATGTGTCCTTACATTTGCAATTGAGACAGCTGGATGAGGCCCGGAAACTGGCAGCAAAACTTTGCAGTGGAAAACTTGCAGAATCGGTAGAGTTATGGGGATTAAGGATTACTATAGAAATTAGATGCACCACAAAAAGTTCTTCACCAAGTGACGCAGATTTGCAATCCCTTTTTGAACTCCTTCAACAAATTTTGATGAAAGTGTCTGTTTCAAAATCAGAGAACTTGTGGCTAAAGGTATGTTGTCACCACCAatgtcttttttgttttttgctctCTAAGCGAGCTATGTCTTATACAAAAACTGCTTGAATCAAATCATTTGACACAAATTTCCATTGCCTCAAGGGtttaatttatacaatatttCTTTGTTCCTTGATAATTGGTTTTTTGAATATTGTCTTGATTAGAATTATCTGGCTTTCTTTTTCTCAAGACTTGATTTCTCTTGTTGGTGAAAAGTTTTCTATTTAGCTCGTACATTCTCTTGTTATTAACTgttcatgcattttatcattATTCAGTTAAGCTCGAATTGTTTTTTTCCTTCACTTGAACTATTTGTATTATATTAAAACCATAAAGTTCTTAAATCAGTTTATCTTTCTAACCTTCACTCAATACAGGCTCTTAAATTCTATGCAAATCAAAGacaatattttgataaattagtgGAGATTTCTGTTGTTACCTTGGTCAGAGATGGTGGCAGTGAAAATGgattttccctttcttttgctattgtaagttttatatttcaaaaggaTGGAATTCAGAAGACCAGAGATATCTATAAACGGTATGTGCAGTGGAAATACCACAGGTTGTTTACCAAAATATGCTTCCACAGGGGATTTTCTATCTTGTATCTATAATAATTCCTCAACTGGCTATCATTGCAGATTTCTAGCTTTACCGCGTCCTGGCCTTGCTTTATATAGACATTGCATTGACCTGGAAACAAACCTTGCATCAATAGGAGATAAAGATGGTCTTATAAATGCCAGGAAATTATATGAATCTGCACTCGCAACTTATGACCAAAATGTCAGCTTGTGGCAAGATTACTATCGCATGGAGACCAAGGTAAAggctttcttttccttttttttcccccTGTGGTATTGATATTACTACTGCTGAAACTGACAAAACATGTCTTCAATCGGTCTCGTATtcctttttaaattctttgcAGGATTTGGTTTGTGTAGCATATagtttatcattcaatttaaaagatgcatccatgactttatttttggAGTTGCTTATGCAGATGGGAACATCAGAAAAGGCTAATGCTATCTATTGGCGTGCAAGGAAAGTACTCAAAGATGCTAGTGAATTTGTCACTGCCACAGATATGTGATAATATTTCTAAATTACGACCATGGCTATTGGAGTTCAATTTTGACCACTTCATTTATTTGGTTTTTCTACagaaatttcttttcgaccagTCTAGTCTAGACTCAAATTTGTTTTTCCTTCCCAAGAGGTGAGGAATAGAGCTTCCTCCTTTTCCCCAAAAAGCTAATTAACTGTATTGTACCCTTGTACCCCTGTATGCGTATGTTGGGTCACGTTAATGAGAATGTTAAATGCATCGTAAGTACATATTCTTATACTCAATTGGAGCCCGTGCTTTTAAAAGACTGTCAAATATATGATTGTGTCAAGTTACCGTGTGTAGGCATAAAAAAATTGCGGGTGGAATGATTGCAAAGTTGATCATATGAGA contains:
- the LOC114420183 gene encoding L-ascorbate oxidase homolog; protein product: MRPCKCKCNVLSALILLVTFLFASVHCEDPYRYLTWKVTYGDIYPLGVKQQGILINGQFPGPQIDAVTNDNLIINVYNYLREPFLISWNGLQHRRNSWQDGVYGTNCPIPPGRNLTYAIQVKDQIGSYFYFPSLGMHKAAGAFGGIRIWSRPLIPVPFPPPAGDFTILAGDWFKLDHRRLRRLLENGHNLPFPDGLLINGRGWNGNTFTVDQGKTYRFRISNVGLTTSINFRIQGHRLKLVEVEGSHTLQNSYSSLDIHLGQSYSVLVTADQPVKDYYIVVSTRFTRRILTTTSVLHYSYSKTGVSGPVPPGPTLDITSSVYQARTIRWNLTASGPRPNPQGSYHYGLIKPSRTIMLANSAPYINGKQRYAVNGVSYNAPDTPLKLADYFNIPGVFYVGSIPTYPNGGNNAYLQTSVMGANFHEFVEIVFQNWEDSVQSWHIDGYSFFVVGFGSGQWTADSRVHYNLRDTVARCTTQVYPRSWTAIYMSLDNVGMWNIRSENWGRQYLGQQLYLRVYTPSKSWRDEYPVPKNALLCGRASGRRTRPF
- the LOC114420182 gene encoding U3 small nucleolar RNA-associated protein 6 homolog, giving the protein MADVVQYRLERMVDELDDLEQRGLFSRREIAEIVKQRRKFEYRLKRPSPLKEDFLAYVEYETQLDALRRLRKKSVARELMKQGNKKLKKSKSDFAGLLRIMDIYELALKRYKGDIDLWFRYLEFCRLRKNGRMKKALANVIRFHPKVPGIWIYAAAWEFDHNLNVAAARALMQEGLRVCPTSEDLWVEYLRMELTYLNKLKARKVALGEDQGTLTRDPRSSDEKHWRDENSELFMPLGERGDGDGDDDRANVGSDESEKKQELFEERGMNIFQTVYGGAVEAVPSSLSLRKRFFEILEGTNLSHYEDMCKEILNDMKRDFSTQPEFWDWLARHECDLENDLEISEEGIIPQVEKAVQVYEEALENVPSGTMFCLYANFLTDIVAHKEGETNINGSSGHAANYISHLLLIYERAESMGCITEDLACKHVSLHLQLRQLDEARKLAAKLCSGKLAESVELWGLRITIEIRCTTKSSSPSDADLQSLFELLQQILMKVSVSKSENLWLKALKFYANQRQYFDKLVEISVVTLVRDGGSENGFSLSFAIVSFIFQKDGIQKTRDIYKRFLALPRPGLALYRHCIDLETNLASIGDKDGLINARKLYESALATYDQNVSLWQDYYRMETKMGTSEKANAIYWRARKVLKDASEFVTATDM